AACGCCGGATTACCGCAGGTTGAGCAGTTGCAGGACAAGAGCCAAAAGTAATTCGCCGCGATTAAGCGGTTAGCTGATGTGAAAACCCGGCCACGTTTTTCGTCGCCGGGTTTTTTACGGCGGCTTCTGCCGTTTGCGCTGTCCCGTCAGCAAAAGGAAAGCCTGCTTATTCCAGTGAGCGGCGTGGCGAACGCGCGTGACGCTATGCGCGCGCGGCGTTAGTCACATGGACGCCGGGTTTTCTGCCGCCGTTCCACTTGCCGTCGATGGCGCGTTCGATCTGCGCGGCAAGCTGCAACAGCAGGCCGTCGTCGCCCTGGCGCGTTTGCGCCTGAATGCCGAACGGCAAGCCATTTTCCTGCTCGGCCAGCGGCAGGGAGATCGCCGGGATGCCGCAAAGATTGGAGAGCGGCGTATAGGCGAAGTTTTCCCATAGGCTGGCAAACCAGTCGGTCACCGACGGATTATCGCTTAGCGTCAGGTATTTCATCGTGCCGATCTTCGGCGTGGGCAGCGCGGTGATCGGCGTCAGAATAATATCCCAGGATTCGAAGAAAGCGCCGAAGGCGCGCGAGGTGTTATTGAATACGGCCTGCATCGCCGCGCGCGTGCCGAAGGAGATATCTTTGCCCGCTTCCCAGATCCGGATATTGACCGGTTCAATCCGATCCGCCGGGGGTTGTTCCAGTCCCAGATTTGCGAGCATCGCGGAAATCGTCTGGGCAAAATTACTGATATAACAGGTGGTCTGCGCCGCAAACGCGGCGCGGAAATCCACCAGCGGCGTCACCCATTCCACATGATGACCCAAACCGGCGAGAAAATTGCCGACCCTCTCCAGTTCGGCGACGAAATGCGGCGTAGCCCGGTAGTCGCCCCATTGATGGGACAGCGCGATGCGTAGCGGCGCGGGATCGCGCTGAATCAGTTCGCCGTAGCTTTCCGCCGCCGTCCAATAGGGCATAAATTCCCCCGGCGCGCCGCCGCGGCAGTGGTCTACAAAGGCGGCGGTATCGCGCACCGTGCGGGTATGGCATCCCTGAATCGAAACCAGACCGGTAAGGTCGGAGGCGTAAGGCGCGAGGGAGAACACGCCGCGCGAAGGCTTAAGGCCGATGTTGCCGTTGAATCCGGCGGGAATGCGAATCGAACCGCCGCCATCGGTCGCGTGGGACATCGGCACGATGCCGGATGCGACCGAGGCCGCCGTACCGGCGGAGGAGCCGCAGGTGGTGTACTCCAGATCCCAGGGATTCCGCGTGATATAAACTGCCGGATTCTCCGCCGAGCTGCATACGCCGAATTCCGGCGTGGTGGTGCGGCCGATAAGATTCAGCCCGGCCTGGCGCATCTTGCCGACCAGAAAGCTGTCGGCCTGCGAGCGATTGCCGCGCATCAGCAGCGATCCCATCTCCTGTAAACGACCTTTCAGCGTCGGCCCCAGATCTTTCATCAGAAAAGGCACGCCGGCGAAGGCGCCCTGCGGGTTCATGCCGTCTTTCAGCGGATCGGCGACCACATCGTCAAATACCTCGACCACCGCGCTTAATGCGGGATTGAGCAGGGCGATGGCTTGCGCCGCCTGTGAGGCCAGTTCCGCGGCGCTCACGTCGCCTTTACGTATCAGTTCCGCCAGACCTACGGCGTCATAGGCCGACCATTCATCCCACTCCATCACTCGTGACTTCATATACCGCTCCCGGTTGAAACATTAAGGGCCGTGTCCGCTACGGGGATTAAGCCCGAAAAAGAGGCCGATTATTTCATCAGCGTCAGACGCGGCGCGGCGGCCAGCAGACGGCGCGTGTAGTCATGTTCGGGCCGGCGGAACAACTCGGCGGTAACGCCCTGTTCGACTACCTGGCCCTGATGCATGACGATGACGCGATCGCAAAGCTGGGCGGCGACGCGCAGATCGTGGGTGATAAACAGCAGTCCCAGCCCCAGATCGCGCTGCAATTCACGCAGCAGATCGAGGATTTGCGCCTGAACCGATACATCCAGCGCGGAGACGGCTTCATCCGCCACCAGCACCTGGGGATCGCAGGCGATGGCGCGGGCGATGGCCAGCCGCTGCCGCTGTCCGCCGGAAAACTGATGCGGATAACGTTCGAGCGATGCGCGCGGCAGATTGATGCGATCCATTAACGCTGCGGCGGTTTGATGCGCCTGTTGCCGGCTCTGACCAAAGTTCATCGCGCCTTCCATGATCGACGATCCGATGGTGCGGCGCGGATTCAGCGAGCGGTTGGGATCCTGAAATACCACCTGAACCCGCGAGCGCAATGCCCGTACCTGCGATTCGGGCAGTGTTTGCACCTCCCTGTCGCCCCATAGGATCTTGCCCGCGCTGGGTTCGATCATGCGGATCATGCAGCGGGCAAAGGTGGATTTACCCGATCCGGACTCGCCCACGACGCCGACGGTTTCACCGCGGTGCACCGCGACGCTGGCCTGGCGCAGGGCGTCAAACCGTTTGGCGCGGCCCAGCCAGTCGCGGCTGATATAGGTTTTGCTGACCGATTGCCCCAGCAGCAGCGGCGGGAGCCGTTCGCCGATGGGCCGGCGGGGCGGGGGCGGCGTAATATCCGGCACCGCCGCCAGCAGCGAACGGGTATAGTCGGTGGCGGGACGTTGCAGCACCTGTTCACAGGAACCCTGTTCAACCATCTCCCCGCGATACATCACCAGAATGTGGTCGGCGATTTCCGACACCACGCCCATGTCATGGGTAATAAAGAGTACCGCGCTGCCTTGCTCCGCCTGGAGTTCGCGAATCAGCTTGAGGATTTCCGCCTGCGTGGTGACGTCCAGCGCCGTGGTCGGTTCATCGCAAATCAGCAGCCGCGGCTTGAGAACCAGCGCCATCGCGATAACGATGCGCTGGCGTTGGCCGCCCGATAGCTGATGCGGATAGCTTTTGTAGATGCGCGCGGGATCGGGCAGGCGAACCCGCTCAAACATCGCCAATATTCTGGCTTTGCGCTCGGCGGCGGGCCAGCGGGTATGGGCGCGTAATAGCTCGTCCACCTGTTCGCCGCAGCTATGCACCGGATTGAGCGCGGTCATCGGCTCTTGAAAAACCATCCCCATACAGGTGGCGCGCAGCTGGCGCAGTTGCCGCTGGCTGACGTAGCGGCCGGAATCCATAAGCGTATTGCCCGCCAGCCAGATGTCGCCGCCGGTAATGCGCAGCTCTTTGGCGATTAATCCCATAATGGCGGTGGCCAACACCGATTTTCCCGAACCGGATTCGCCGACCACGCATAGCGTTTGTCCCGCCGCGATTTCCAGGTCGAGATGTTGAATGGCGTACGGACGGTCGGCGTCCGTCGGCAGGGCGACCTGTAGGCTGGAAACCTGCAATACCGGGTCATTATTCTGGCGTTTATTCATCAGATTGCCCCCTAAAGCCGTTTGGAAAATTTGGGATCGAGCACATCGCGCAAACCATCGCCGAGCAGGTTGATGGCCAGCACCGAGGGAACCAGAAACAGCGCGGGGAACAGCACATCTCCCGGGCTTTGTGAGAACATCACGCGGCCTTCGGCCATGATGTTGCCCCAGGTGGGAATATCGGAGGGCAGGCCCAAACCGAGAAAGCTGAGGATGGCTTCGGTCAGCACCGCCGAGGCCGCCACAAACGTGCCTTGTACGATCAGCGGCGCCATGGCGTTAGGCAGGATATCGCGCCACAGGATCATGATATTGCTGGTCGCCAGCGCACGCGCCGCTTCGACAAACGCCTCCTGGCGCAGGCTGAGCACCAGCGAACGCACCAGCCGCGTCACCCTGGGCACTTCGGGCACCGCGATGGCGATAATCACCGTGGTCAGGTTGCCGCCGAACATCGCCACCAGCGTAATGGCCACCAGTACCGAAGGGATCGCCATCAGGCCGTCCATGATGCGCATCAGCAGCATATCCAACGCATGGAAGTAGCCCGCCAGCATGCCCAGCAGACAACCGGCTAAAATAGCCGCCAGCGCGGTCAGCAGGCCGACGGCCAGGGAAATTCGCGTGCCATAGAGCACGCGGCTCCAGATATCGCGCCCCAAACTGTCGCTGCCCATCCAGAAAGTATGCGGGATTTGCGCGCCGTCCAGTAGCGTGACCTGCCCGCGGGTGCCGGCGCCGACGGAGATAAAATTCATGTCCATCACGCTGGGATCGAACGTACCGAGCCAGGGCGCGCCGATCCCCAGCAGGGCCAGCGTCGCCAAGGTCAGCACGCCGATTTTGACTGAAGTATTACGCCAGAGTCGTTTCGCTGTATTCATCGTTCATCCCGGATGCGTGGATCCAGCAACAAATAGCTCAGATCTATCAGAAAATTCAGCAGGATATGGGTCACGGCGAAGAACAGAACCACGCCCTGCAAGACCGGGAAATCCCGGTTGAGTACGGCGTCCACCGTGAGCTGTCCCAGGCCGGGAATGGCAAAAACCGTTTCCGTTACCACCACGCCGCCAAGCAGCAGGGCGGCGCTGACGCCGATCACCGTCGCCACCGGCACCGCCGCCACCCTGAGCGCGTGATGCCGGAGCACCTGTAGCTCGGTGATGCCTTTGGCGCGGGCGGTGCGGATAAAGTCTTCGGTCAACGCTTCGCTGACCGCCGCGCGCGTGACGCGGGCGAGCAGCGCCACATAGGTCACCGACAGCGTGAGGCAGGGAAGAATCAAATTGCGCAGCCAGGGGATAACGCCCGCCGACAGTGGGTTATAGCCCTGCACCGGCAGCCATTGCAGCTTGAGCGCCAACACATAGATCAGCAGATAGCCGATGACGAACACCGGGATGGAAAACCCCACCACGGAGCAGGACATCACGCAGCGATCCAGCCAGCCGCCCATGCGCCAGGCCGCCAGCGCCCCCAGCGGCAGCGCAATGATGACGGTGAACAGCAGCGTGCCGAACGTCAGCGACAGCGTGGGTTCCATCCGCTGCATCAGCAGCGCGGTCACCGGCTGATTCATGAAAAAGGAGTAGCCGAAATCGCCGTGCAGCACCCCTTGCGCCCAGATGGCGAACTGTTTCCACAGCGGCAGGGTCAGGCCCAGCTGTTCGCGGATGCGGTCGATATCCTCATTGGTCGCGCTATTGCCGCCGATAACCGCCGCCGGATCGCCGGGAATCAGCCGGACTATCATAAAAATGGCGACCGCCACCACCAGCAAAACAGGGAGTGTCGCCAGTAGGCGTTTGCCGGTAAATGTCAACATGCTCGTTCCTCGTTCTTTGTTGCGACTGGCCGACTGGCGCCAGTGCGTCCGTCAGGTTTACTGTTTGCGAATATTCCAGTACACCTGCGCGCCCGATGGCACCAGGCCGGTCACGTTCGAACGCACCGCCACCCGCAGCTCATACTGCCCCAGCGGCACATGAGTGACGGTTGCAAAGGCGCGCAGCTGAATTTGCGCGGCGATTTTCTTTTTCTCATCTTCATCCATGGTGCGGGCGAAGCGGGCTTTCATCGCTTCCAGCTCGGGATCGTCCTGCCAGCCGAACCAGCCCTTTTCCCCACGGGCGTTCATCATCGCCATGGTGAGCGGATTGAGCACGTCCTCCGCCGCCCAGGCGGTCATAAACGCATTCCAGCCGCCGGCCGACGGCGCGTCTTTTTTGGCGCGACGCGCCACCAGGGTCTGCCAGTCCATGTTCTGCAAATCGACCTTGAAGCCGGCCTGTTCCAACTGCTGTTTGGCGACCAGCGGCAGTTTGGCGATGGTCGGGGAGTCGGTGGGGCGCATCAGGACAATCGGCTGACCCTGGTAGCCCGCTTGTTGCAGCAGCGCTTTGGCTTTTTGCGGATCGGCTACGCCGGTAAACTCGCCGGTTTCGTCCGAAGCGAAGGCGGTGCCGCAGGGATACATGCTTTTGCAGAATTTTTGCAGTTCCGGCACGCCGATCTGCACGCGCAGCATTTGCTGTTCGCCCAGCGCCAGCATGGCGGCGCGGCGAATACGCACATCGTTGAACGGCGGCTGCAGGAAATTAAAGCGGATGATCTGCAACATGCCTATCGGCTGCGATTTGACCAGATTGATATTGGGCGCTTTGCCCAGCGACGGGATCTGTTCGAACGCCGGCTGTTCCAGAATATCGGCTTCGCCGTTAACCAGCGCGTTATATTGGGTTTGCGGATCGCGGATGATGAGCCATTCTACGCGGTCAATGTAGACTTTTTTCCCGCCCGCGGTGCCGGATGGCGGCTCATCGCGCGGCACGTAGTTGGGGTTTTTAACGTAGACCACCCGTTCGCCGGATTTGTACTCGTCGGTCTTGAACATATAAGGGCCGGAACCGACGGTGTTGCGGATTTGCACGTCGCCGGAGGTCTGCGCGACCGCTTTCGGCATAATAAACGGTACGTTGGAGGAGGGTTTGCCCAACGCTTCCAGCATCATGCCAAAGGGCTCTTTCAGCGTGATGGTAAAGGTTTTCGCATCCACCGCCTGATAATGGTCGATGAACGACGCCAGCACGCTGCCGAAGCTGTCGCGCGTGGACCAGCGTTGCAGCGAAGGGATAACGTCATCGCTGGTCACCGGGGAGCCGTCGCTGAATTTCAGCCCGTCGCGCAGCACGAATGTCCAGGTCAGGCTATCGTCCGATATTTTCCAGCTATCGACCATTTGCGGTTTGATGTTGCCGTCGATATCGGTACCGAACAAGGTGTCGTAAATCATATAGCCATGATTGCGGGTGACATTGGCCGTGGTCCACATGGGATCGAGTGAAACCAGATTACTGCTGGGGATGATTTTCAATACGTCGGCAGGCGTTGCGGCAAAGGACGATGTGCTGAAAAACAACGCCAGCACGCCGTAAATAATTCGATGTGAGGTTAATTGTGTGGTTATTTTATTGATGAATGCATTTTTAACCATCATGAGTTTCATAGTATCCCCGATGTTATCCAACAGCCGGTCCGGCTATGGCATTAAGTGGAATTGAAAGTAAAACGCATTATTGAGATATCACGGTGTTTATAAAATAAAAGATCTTCTCCTGATATTAAAAACACTACAAAAGTATGGCTCACTAGGCTATCACAACATCAGCGACCCGGTGTCTACAAAAAGTAGACGCTAATTTTTTCTTATGGGACAGGTCATTAAATTATTATTGTTTATTATCATGATGTTATTTTTTATATCGCTCATGCGGTGCTGGTAAAAAGTAATCAATAAAGTAGATTTTTGCAGTGACGATGCATATTAGTGCAGTTTGAAAAGAGATATTACTATTAATTATGAATCCTATTTTCATAGTAAATTGATGTTTTTAATTGATAATTGATCGGCAATAGCGGCCATGTTAATCGTTTTATTCTTTGTCGCGGCGTGATGCACCTGTTTCCGGCGATAGTTTGCACTGGCATAGTGCAAATTATCGCAAATACATTAGGTTACTCAGCCATAAGAAAATAGCCTGTCTTGGTCGGAACAATAAAAAACCGGTGCTAATGAAATTAGCGTGGAGGGAAATAAACAGGGAATGGCACGTTTATTGCTGGTTTATACTCTGAATAATTAATTCGAGTTGCAGAAAAGCCATGCGCCTGCGGCTTGAAGTATGACGAATATATTGACTGATAGTCAGCATCGATCCACGGGTTTCAGGAGCCGCCATGCAACTCAGGGCATTAAGATACTTTAACGAAGTGGCGCAATGTGTTTCGTTGCGTAAAGCGGCCACCCGTTTATATGTGACGCCCAGCGCGGTAAGCCGTCAGATTGAGCAACTGGAACATTTTTATGGCGCTTCGCTGATTGAAAGAAATCCGCGTGGTATCCGCTTAACGCGCGAGGGCGAATTCCTGGCTCAGGCCATCAATGCCACGTTGCGTGAACTGGACCATGTGAAGGAGCATATCGCCAACAGCCAGGGAGTGGTGGCGGGAACCATTCGGATGTTCGTCAGCGAGGGCTTAATTTCCAGCATGCTGGCGCCGGTGCTGGCTAAATTTTCCCAGCAGTATCCCAAGGTGCAGTTTCAAATCGAAACCGGCAGCGCGCCCCGCATCGCAGATGCGTTTCGCGCCGGTGAAGCGGATATCGGGCTGACGTTCTACATGCCGCCCTGCGCCGAAATTGAAGTGACCCACCATTGCGATTTATGGCATCGCATCCTGGTGCCGCAGGGACATCCGTTCACCGAGCGCCACTCCGTCACCATCAAGGATCTTGCCGGGCAGCCGCTGGCCATCCCCAACGCCACCTTCTCCACCCGGCAAATCATCGAAGCCGCCGCCAGAAAAGAGGGGGTTCAGCTTAACGTCGCCTACACCACCAGCTCGGTGGAAGTACAAAAGTGCCTTGCGCGAACCGGTATCGCTCTGCTGGTTCTGCCGCAGGCCGCGCGTCAGGACAGGGATCTGGGCGATGGCCTGATTGCCGTACCGTTGCTCGATCCGCTGATTGAACGCGTGCGGGTCGATCTGTGTTTGCCCCGGCAAAGAACGGCATCCATCGCCATCAAAACCTGCCAAAGCATGCTGGCGCAAATCATGGCGGACTGCGCAATTTAACGCCCTGCGTTGCGCTTTCAATGCGCGGTGAACTCATGTCATCATATGGCCCAGAAACGCTTTGATCCGCGGCTGAGCGACCGCGGAGAAAAACTCCTCCGGCGGCAAGTCCGCCGCGATTTTCCCCCGATCGATAAAAATCATCCGGTCGGCGACTCTCCTGGCGAAGCGCATTTCATGCGTCACGCACAGCATCGTCATACCGTTTCCCGCCAGATTGACCATGATGTCGAGGATTTCGTTGACCACTTCGGGATCCAGCGCCGAGGTGGGTTCATCGAATAACATGATGTCCGGCGCCATGCATAGGGCGCGGGCAATGGCGACGCGCTGCTGCTGTCCGCCGGAAAGCTGCTCGGCATACTTGTCCGCGTGTAACGTTAGCTTAACCTTGCCCAGGAAATGGCGCGCCCGATCTTCCGCCTCGGCGTGCGATATGCCCAGAACCTTGAGCGGGGCCAGCATGCAGTTCTGCAATGCCGTCATGTGTGGGAACAGATTGAAGCTCTGGAAAACCATACCTACACGGCGCCGGATGTCGTGGATATTATCGATGCCCTTGCCGGTCAAGGTGTCGATGACGGTTATCCGCCCGCCCTGATAATCCTCAAGGCCGTTGATACAGCGGATAAAGGTTGATTTCCCAGAGCCGGAAGGGCCGCAGATCACGATCTTTTCGCCCTTTTTGACGAAAAGATCGAGACCCTTCAGAACTCTGGTGTCGCCGTAATACTTTTCCAGACCGCTGATACGGATAATGATGTCGGAATTGTCAGGTGTCATTTATAGATACCTTATTAATCATGGCCTTGCGTGATTACGCGCAAGTCGTTGCCGCCGGGGATAACTCATGCAGACAGTTGTTCCAGGGCGTTGCGGAGCGTATCGGCGGTATCCTTATGACGATCGATCCGTTGCTGATTGAGTCCGGCGGCATCCGCGATCGCGGCGAGGGAATCCGCTATCATCGCGTTTACCGATGCGGCGGACGGCCCGCCGGAAAGACGCCCCTGGACGCATTTCACCGGGTCGAGACACGCCTGTATCTCTTGCGCGGACATCCCCAGCGTACGGCCGATTTCATCTTGCGCCGCTTTGTCGATCATCTGCGTGTTAATGCGATCGGCGGTAAGCCCCTGCGCCAAGGCTTCATGGACCACGGCTCCCACAATATGGTGCGCTTCGCGAAAGGAGATGTCGTAGTGTTTGACCATGGCGTCGGCCAGATCGGTGACGGTACAGAAATCCGCATAGGCTCTGGACAGCATGGCCTGCCGGTTTGGTCTGCCGGTGCGCACCAGCAGGGTCAGGATTTCCACGGCGTCGGCGCACAGCGCGAGCATATCGGGAAATGAAGAGATGCTTTCCCGGTTGGCGTCGCCGGAGTGGCTGAAGTTGGTGATCCGCTGTGCGCTCATGGCGGCGGTATACATGCCGAGCACATGGGCGGCCCGGCCTTTCAGATACTCCAGCGCCACCGGATTCTTTTTCTGCGGCATGATGCTTGAGGTGCCGGCGACGCTATCCGGGAAATCAATAAAATTGAATTCATTGGTCACCCAGATGAAGTAATCCTGCGCGATGCGGCTCCAGGTGGTCGCCAACTGGGTCATGGCCGACATGATTTCGAACAGGCCATCGCGCGAGGCGACCGCGTCCAGGGTATGCTGGGTGACGGAAGAAAAGCCCAGGGCGCTGGCGGAAGTCTGACGATCGATAGCGAAGGTGGTGCCGGCTAATGCGCAGGCGCCCAGCGGACAGCTGTCAATATGCGCGTAGGCCGCTGCCAGCCTTTCGGTATCACGGGCCAGCGCCTGCTCGATGCCCGCCAGCCAGAATCCGTAGGTAATGGGCTGTGCCGGCTGCAAATGGGTGTAGCCCGGCATAACGGCATCCGCATATTGTTTGGCCTGCTGAACGAGCAACCGCCGTAGCGTCAGCAATTGCGCGATCAAACCCGTCAGCCCTTCTCTGGCCTGAAGGCGGTCGATGGTCGCCAGAATATCATTACGGCTGCGCGCCATATGCAACCTGCCCGCATGGTCCATGCCGATACGATCCACCAGACAGCTTTCATAATTTAAATAGGCGTCTTCTTTAAAGGGATCCAGCTTTACCGCCGCCGGCCCGTCATTAACTAAATCCAATAAGCCGCGCGCCAGGATTTTTACCGATGCGGCGGGTAAGAGATGCTGTTGATTCAGCATGATTAAATGTGCCGCATTAATTTGC
This window of the Brenneria goodwinii genome carries:
- a CDS encoding amidase, producing MKSRVMEWDEWSAYDAVGLAELIRKGDVSAAELASQAAQAIALLNPALSAVVEVFDDVVADPLKDGMNPQGAFAGVPFLMKDLGPTLKGRLQEMGSLLMRGNRSQADSFLVGKMRQAGLNLIGRTTTPEFGVCSSAENPAVYITRNPWDLEYTTCGSSAGTAASVASGIVPMSHATDGGGSIRIPAGFNGNIGLKPSRGVFSLAPYASDLTGLVSIQGCHTRTVRDTAAFVDHCRGGAPGEFMPYWTAAESYGELIQRDPAPLRIALSHQWGDYRATPHFVAELERVGNFLAGLGHHVEWVTPLVDFRAAFAAQTTCYISNFAQTISAMLANLGLEQPPADRIEPVNIRIWEAGKDISFGTRAAMQAVFNNTSRAFGAFFESWDIILTPITALPTPKIGTMKYLTLSDNPSVTDWFASLWENFAYTPLSNLCGIPAISLPLAEQENGLPFGIQAQTRQGDDGLLLQLAAQIERAIDGKWNGGRKPGVHVTNAARA
- a CDS encoding dipeptide ABC transporter ATP-binding protein, whose product is MNKRQNNDPVLQVSSLQVALPTDADRPYAIQHLDLEIAAGQTLCVVGESGSGKSVLATAIMGLIAKELRITGGDIWLAGNTLMDSGRYVSQRQLRQLRATCMGMVFQEPMTALNPVHSCGEQVDELLRAHTRWPAAERKARILAMFERVRLPDPARIYKSYPHQLSGGQRQRIVIAMALVLKPRLLICDEPTTALDVTTQAEILKLIRELQAEQGSAVLFITHDMGVVSEIADHILVMYRGEMVEQGSCEQVLQRPATDYTRSLLAAVPDITPPPPRRPIGERLPPLLLGQSVSKTYISRDWLGRAKRFDALRQASVAVHRGETVGVVGESGSGKSTFARCMIRMIEPSAGKILWGDREVQTLPESQVRALRSRVQVVFQDPNRSLNPRRTIGSSIMEGAMNFGQSRQQAHQTAAALMDRINLPRASLERYPHQFSGGQRQRLAIARAIACDPQVLVADEAVSALDVSVQAQILDLLRELQRDLGLGLLFITHDLRVAAQLCDRVIVMHQGQVVEQGVTAELFRRPEHDYTRRLLAAAPRLTLMK
- a CDS encoding ABC transporter permease; this encodes MNTAKRLWRNTSVKIGVLTLATLALLGIGAPWLGTFDPSVMDMNFISVGAGTRGQVTLLDGAQIPHTFWMGSDSLGRDIWSRVLYGTRISLAVGLLTALAAILAGCLLGMLAGYFHALDMLLMRIMDGLMAIPSVLVAITLVAMFGGNLTTVIIAIAVPEVPRVTRLVRSLVLSLRQEAFVEAARALATSNIMILWRDILPNAMAPLIVQGTFVAASAVLTEAILSFLGLGLPSDIPTWGNIMAEGRVMFSQSPGDVLFPALFLVPSVLAINLLGDGLRDVLDPKFSKRL
- a CDS encoding ABC transporter permease; the encoded protein is MLTFTGKRLLATLPVLLVVAVAIFMIVRLIPGDPAAVIGGNSATNEDIDRIREQLGLTLPLWKQFAIWAQGVLHGDFGYSFFMNQPVTALLMQRMEPTLSLTFGTLLFTVIIALPLGALAAWRMGGWLDRCVMSCSVVGFSIPVFVIGYLLIYVLALKLQWLPVQGYNPLSAGVIPWLRNLILPCLTLSVTYVALLARVTRAAVSEALTEDFIRTARAKGITELQVLRHHALRVAAVPVATVIGVSAALLLGGVVVTETVFAIPGLGQLTVDAVLNRDFPVLQGVVLFFAVTHILLNFLIDLSYLLLDPRIRDER
- a CDS encoding ABC transporter substrate-binding protein; amino-acid sequence: MKLMMVKNAFINKITTQLTSHRIIYGVLALFFSTSSFAATPADVLKIIPSSNLVSLDPMWTTANVTRNHGYMIYDTLFGTDIDGNIKPQMVDSWKISDDSLTWTFVLRDGLKFSDGSPVTSDDVIPSLQRWSTRDSFGSVLASFIDHYQAVDAKTFTITLKEPFGMMLEALGKPSSNVPFIMPKAVAQTSGDVQIRNTVGSGPYMFKTDEYKSGERVVYVKNPNYVPRDEPPSGTAGGKKVYIDRVEWLIIRDPQTQYNALVNGEADILEQPAFEQIPSLGKAPNINLVKSQPIGMLQIIRFNFLQPPFNDVRIRRAAMLALGEQQMLRVQIGVPELQKFCKSMYPCGTAFASDETGEFTGVADPQKAKALLQQAGYQGQPIVLMRPTDSPTIAKLPLVAKQQLEQAGFKVDLQNMDWQTLVARRAKKDAPSAGGWNAFMTAWAAEDVLNPLTMAMMNARGEKGWFGWQDDPELEAMKARFARTMDEDEKKKIAAQIQLRAFATVTHVPLGQYELRVAVRSNVTGLVPSGAQVYWNIRKQ
- a CDS encoding LysR family transcriptional regulator, translated to MQLRALRYFNEVAQCVSLRKAATRLYVTPSAVSRQIEQLEHFYGASLIERNPRGIRLTREGEFLAQAINATLRELDHVKEHIANSQGVVAGTIRMFVSEGLISSMLAPVLAKFSQQYPKVQFQIETGSAPRIADAFRAGEADIGLTFYMPPCAEIEVTHHCDLWHRILVPQGHPFTERHSVTIKDLAGQPLAIPNATFSTRQIIEAAARKEGVQLNVAYTTSSVEVQKCLARTGIALLVLPQAARQDRDLGDGLIAVPLLDPLIERVRVDLCLPRQRTASIAIKTCQSMLAQIMADCAI
- a CDS encoding amino acid ABC transporter ATP-binding protein, with protein sequence MTPDNSDIIIRISGLEKYYGDTRVLKGLDLFVKKGEKIVICGPSGSGKSTFIRCINGLEDYQGGRITVIDTLTGKGIDNIHDIRRRVGMVFQSFNLFPHMTALQNCMLAPLKVLGISHAEAEDRARHFLGKVKLTLHADKYAEQLSGGQQQRVAIARALCMAPDIMLFDEPTSALDPEVVNEILDIMVNLAGNGMTMLCVTHEMRFARRVADRMIFIDRGKIAADLPPEEFFSAVAQPRIKAFLGHMMT
- the argH gene encoding argininosuccinate lyase, which codes for MSIDRQPSGSPVSPRLSEPTAEEICRLIYLPRLTKSFEKNFFFITQINAAHLIMLNQQHLLPAASVKILARGLLDLVNDGPAAVKLDPFKEDAYLNYESCLVDRIGMDHAGRLHMARSRNDILATIDRLQAREGLTGLIAQLLTLRRLLVQQAKQYADAVMPGYTHLQPAQPITYGFWLAGIEQALARDTERLAAAYAHIDSCPLGACALAGTTFAIDRQTSASALGFSSVTQHTLDAVASRDGLFEIMSAMTQLATTWSRIAQDYFIWVTNEFNFIDFPDSVAGTSSIMPQKKNPVALEYLKGRAAHVLGMYTAAMSAQRITNFSHSGDANRESISSFPDMLALCADAVEILTLLVRTGRPNRQAMLSRAYADFCTVTDLADAMVKHYDISFREAHHIVGAVVHEALAQGLTADRINTQMIDKAAQDEIGRTLGMSAQEIQACLDPVKCVQGRLSGGPSAASVNAMIADSLAAIADAAGLNQQRIDRHKDTADTLRNALEQLSA